Proteins from one Cryptomeria japonica chromosome 4, Sugi_1.0, whole genome shotgun sequence genomic window:
- the LOC131079853 gene encoding probable disease resistance protein At4g33300, whose amino-acid sequence MVSMIANCMHGESHKAWMRATDKICKGKYRSQHHRKGLYRLPQISRDSLPDVLCQYLQYALHFASIHSLDDVLKECFLDLGVFPRDRKICADAILDIWVYVRKLQRHDAITILSQLESRNLLNLTSNSRGSTTMPYGNTSELYFSHRDGMRNLAMYLGHHDNILHCKRLFIERKNFGSLEKWELLRDRASHTQILSILTGPMEVNDWYDMNFPETEALLLFFTSTEYFLPQFLKSMKKLKFLMICNCGTNKAIVKGLDVLSSLTQLKSVRLERLILPFVEKRGIEALQNIKKLSLSLCEGFGNISTFTKLQDFNLDHSNDLELPLGICNMPSTLSCSITNFHQLQNLPYDFGNMSNLRILRLSALPSLEQIPVSIGKLVKLEYLDISQCGGLKELPKEIGQLKKLRELDMRECSSLTTLPSTVCELSSLKLVTCDETIGKQWLQAKNISIPELRVEIVEACFSLDWLDD is encoded by the exons ATGGTTTCGATGATTGCAAACTGTATGCATGGGGAATCGCACAAGGCTTGGATGAGGGCAACGGACAAGATTTGTAAAGGAAAATATAGATCACAACATCACAGAAAAGGGCTATATAGATTGCCCCAGATCAGTCGTGACTCCTTACCAGATGTTCTTTGTCAGTATCTGCAATATGCCCTCCACTTTGCCAGTATCCACTCCTTAGATGATGTACTCAAGGAATGTTTCTTAGACTTGGGAGTATTTCCCCGGGACAGGAAAATATGTGCTGATGCAATTTTGGACATATGGGTTTATGTTCGGAAGCTACAAAGGCATGATGCTATTACCATCTTATCACAACTTGAGAGCAGAAATCTGTTAAATTTAACAAGCAATTCAAG AGGAAGTACAACAATGCCATATGGAAATACTTCAGAGTTATACTTTTCCCACCGTGATGGAATGCGAAATTTGGCCATGTATTTGGGACACCATGACAATATACTCCACTGCAAGAGGTTGTTCATAGAAAGGAAGAACTTTGGTTCGTTAGAGAAATGGGAGTTGCTCAGAGATAGAGCATCTCATACTCAAATTCTCTCCATTCTCACCG GCCCTATGGAGGTAAATGACTGGTATGATATGAATTTCCCCGAAACAGAGGCTCTGTTATTATTCTTTACTTCGACAGAATACTTTCTTCCTCAATTTCTGAAATCCATGAAAAAGCTAAAGTTTCTGATGATATGCAATTGCGGTACAAACAAGGCAATAGTGAAAGGTCTAGATGTCTTATCATCACTTACTCAACTCAAGAGTGTCCGCTTGGAGAGGTTGATTTTACCCTTTGTTGAAAAACGGGGCATTGAAGCACTGCAGAACATAAAGAAGCTATCTTTGAGCTTGTGTGAAGGATTTGGAAATATATCCACATTCACCAAGCTACAAGATTTTAACCTGGACCACAGCAATGATTTGGAGTTACCTCTTGGTATCTGCAATATGCCTTCCACTCTGTCATGCTCCATTACCAACTTCCATCAGCTTCAAAATTTACCATATGATTTTGGAAATATGAGCAATCTGAGAATTTTGAGGTTATCGGCATTACCAAGCCTGGAACAGATTCCTGTGTCAATTGGGAAACTTGTAAAGTTGGAATATTTAGATATTTCACAATGCGGGGGCTTGAAAGAACTTCCAAAGGAAATCGGACAACTCAAGAAATTGAGGGAGCTTGATATGAGAGAGTGTTCCAGTTTGACGACGTTACCTTCAACTGTTTGTGAGCTAAGTTCCCTGAAGCTTGTTACCTGTGATGAAACGATTGGAAAGCAGTGGTTGCAGGCCAAGAACATTTCTATTCCTGAGCTTAGAGTTGAAATTGTGGAAGCATGCTTTAGTTTGGATTGGCTTGATGATTGA
- the LOC131079848 gene encoding probable disease resistance protein At4g33300 produces MRDLVVGRKRLVIERNNFGSLEKWELLRDRASDAQILSILTGPMEKNGWYNMNFPETDALLLFFTSTEYFLPPFLKSMKNMKFLMISNCGNNKATMKGLSVLSSLTQLKSVWLEGLISPLGGKQSIEVLESIEKLSLSLCIGFNGGKQSIEVLENIEKLSLSLYIGFKNIPTFTRLQDLILDRNNNLEELPLGICNIPSILSLSITNCHQLQNLPYDFGNMSNLRMLRLSTLPCLKQIPASIGKLEQLEYLDISLCEGLKELPKEIGQLKKLRELDVRECSHLITLPWNVCELSSPKLVTCDETIGKQWLQAKNTSIADLRVEIVEAQFSLDWLDD; encoded by the exons ATGCGAGATTTGGTCGTAGGAAGGAAGAGGTTGGTGATAGAAAGGAATAACTTTGGTTCATTAGAGAAATGGGAGTTGCTCAGAGATAGAGCATCTGATGCTCAAATTCTCTCCATTCTCACCG GTCCTATGGAGAAAAATGGCTGGTATAATATGAATTTCCCCGAAACAGACGCTCTGTTATTATTCTTTACTTCGACAGAATACTTTCTTCCCCCATTTCTGAAATCCATGAAAAATATGAAGTTTCTAATGATATCCAATTGCGGTAACAACAAGGCAACAATGAAAGGTTTAAGCGTCTTATCCTCACTTACTCAACTCAAGAGTGTCTGGTTGGAGGGGTTGATTTCTCCCCTTGGTGGAAAACAGAGCATTGAAGTACTAGAGAGCATAGAGAAGCTATCTCTGAGCTTATGTATAGGATTTAATGGTGGAAAACAGAGCATTGAAGTACTAGAGAACATAGAGAAGCTATCTCTGAGCTTATATATAGGATTTAAAAATATACCCACATTTACTAGATTACAAGATTTAATTCTGGACCGCAACAATAATTTGGAGGAGTTGCCCCTCGGTATCTGCAATATACCCTCCATTCTATCCTTGTCTATTACCAACTGCCATCAGCTTCAAAATTTACCATATGATTTTGGAAATATGAGCAATCTAAGAATGCTAAGGTTATCGACATTGCCATGTTTGAAACAGATTCCTGCATCAATTGGAAAGCTTGAACAGTTGGAGTATCTAGACATTTCACTTTGTGAGGGCTTGAAAGAGCTTCCAAAAGAAATAGGACAACTCAAGAAATTGAGGGAGCTCGATGTGAGAGAGTGTTCCCATCTGATCACCTTACCTTGGAATGTTTGTGAACTAAGCTCCCCGAAGCTTGTTACCTGTGACGAGACGATTGGGAAGCAGTGGTTGCAAGCCAAGAACACTTCTATTGCTGATCTTAGAGTTGAAATTGTGGAAGCACAATTTAGTCTGGATTGGCTTGACGATTGA